The segment AATTAAATTGGAAGATTATTAAGAAGGAATCTTATTAAACAACTGTAACAAAATCGCGGACGTTGATACGGTATAAATCTGTACCAACAAGTATTAAAGCATATACTCCTGTTTTATCTTTGATCAATCCTTGGTATGTTCCATACGTTGGTTGACCATAGAAAGGAACAGTAGCTTGCAGTGTAAAGTAAATACCTTGATTTCTAGCTATCCCTGCAAACAGGCCTTGTTCTGTAATAGTGATATATTTAGCATAATCGTCATGTTTTTTATCGTCATGCTTCTTGTCATCGTGTTTCTTTTTGTCATCATGTTTTTTGTCGTCATCTTTCTTTTTATCCCACGGATTTTCTCTATTTGGAGGCATCATCATACTATCTTCTCCTTTATCAGATGAATTTTCTTCTATTGCCATATCGTCCAATGGCTTGTCCAATTTCATACTTTTACCTTTATGTTGCTTATGCTTTTCGAATAACAAAACTTCAAATTTAAATTTCATCAATTTGCTCCTCCCTCATGAATTCTTAATACTCTATACTATATTAATGCTTGTCCTTTAAAGAAACCGCATTCCCCCAAGCGTTCGTCCATTTTAATAGAAATAATAAAAGCGTGGAAGTTAACGTTCCACACCATAAACATAGAGACAAAAAATAGGCGCACTTTAAAGTACACCACAGTCCTTTTTCATAACCACCAGTTATACCAGTTCATTTATCTCTTGAATAGCTGCTTTCAAGTCAGTTTGAGTTTTTAATAGCTTATTTCTTAAATTTGCATTATTAAACGGATCATCTAAATAAAAAGCTGCGAAAGCCTGTTGCTTATATCTTGGTACAATATGCATATGAAAATGCGATAACTCGCTAAAAACTCCTCCATTTTGACAAATCGTTATACCATCTGGTTTATAAAGGGTCTTTACCGCTTTTGATATCACTCTTGCTGCTTGGAAACAGTAGCTTGCTGTTTCTGCATCCAGTTCATCCATATCCTCAAAGTGTTTCTTTGTTAATATTAAAACATGGCCTTCATTGTATGGGTCATGGTCTAAAATACAGCAAACAAAATCATTTTCAAATACTACATGCACTGGAAGCTTTTTATGTGCTAAATCACACCCTATACAAGTCAAAATCCTCCCTGCCCTCTAGTTTTGATTTACAAGCACTCGTTCCTTAAACAATATTCTTTGCAAAAAAAGTAATCTCCTGCTTAAAAAATAATAATAGAGGGTAAAATTCCCACGTAATATGTGAACATTTTTTGAGAACATATTATTAAATAGCTCGCTCCTTAATACATGAAAAGAGGGTTTAGGATGGACAAACATATTCAAGAGTTACAAGATCAATTAAGAGCAGAACATAAAAATGTAGCCAAATACACGCAGCATGTACTGGAAGCACTAAATAAGCTAACGGAGGAACATCGCCGCATAGTTTCCTCAAATGCACTTGCAGGAGTTAAGCCTGACGGTTGTGAAGAGCATGCCTTTTATAAAACAATTAATGACGTAAAGTTTACACTTGTTAATGAATTACGCAAAACGGTTGATGATTTTAATCATTTAGGTGATAAGCATCATGCGCGGAATTATCCAGATGGTGTAAAAGAATAGATAGAGGAAAATCGGGAGCAGTGCAGCTCCCCATTTTTTTTAATCACAGAATTGTTTTAGTCATTATAAAGTCTATTTGTTTTTCCTCTCCCATATAAAAGGAATGGGCACCAGTTTGAACAAATCCATTTCTTTTATAAAAGGCGATGGCATTTTGATTTTTTTCCCATACACCAAGCCAAATTTTCTTTTTATTTAGCTCCTGGGAAACATCTATTGCCTTATTAAAAAGCTTTTGCCCAAGCCCAAGCTTTTGATACTGGTTCTTTACATATATTCTTTCCACCTCAAGTGATTCTGCCCCCATAGCTTCAGACTGAGCATTATCTGTATTAATCTTTAAATATCCGGCGATTTCGTTATAAACAAAAACAAAAAAGAATTGAGAAGAAGTATTTTTTAGTTCTGTTTTTAACTGTTCTATACTAAATGCCTTTTCCAAATAGGAAGTCATATTTTCAGGTGAATTCTGATCTTTAAATGTCTCGTTAAATGTTTCATAGCTGATTTCTTGGAGCATGTTAACATCCTCCATCATGCATTTTTTTATCGTAATAGTCATTCAAAAATGTTCCTCCTTTTCGTTTTTACTTCATATTTTTATTGCAATTACAACAATAATTACTTATATTAAGTATATCTTAACTTTGTTGTATTTGCAACAAACCTAAGGAGGAGTAACGTGAAATACATTATTTATATTTTAGGAATTGCCATCTTAACCTTTGGTATTTCTTTTACGATTCAATCAGATATTGGAACTTCACCTTTTGATGCACTTTTAGTGGGCTTGTCCATGAGGATAGGTTTAACTGTTGGAAGCTGGGAAATAATTCTCGCTGCTATCCTAATAACCTGCAATGCCTTATTAACGAAACAAAAACCAGAAATTGCAGGGCTATTAACAGCATTTATAACAGGTATTTTTATTGATATATGGCTATTTATAATGGACATCTGCCTAACAACTGAGCTTTGGTACAGTAAAGGAATATACTTTACGATTGGGTTAGTTCTTATCAGTCTTGGAACTGCTATTTACCTACACACAAATATTGCTCCAATACCAGTGGACAGATTAACATTAATTATCCAAGAATTAACGAATACAAATATATTTATTGCAAGAACATTCATTTATCTTTTATTTTTGATTTTGGCAGTACTATTAAATGGGCCAATTGGTATCGGTACTTTACTAACTGTTTGCCTAGGGGGGATGGTTCTCCATTTCTTTATGCCGTATACCGAAAAGATCTTAATCTACTATATAAAATCAGAAGACCAGCAGCATTCTGAAAAAATAAAATGCTAAGCTCCTATTATTCCTTTAACTTGCCGTAATATTAGGTTTATGAACCGGTAAAATTGTTAATGCTATGTAGCAATAAGGAGCTGATAATCATGTATGCAGAATTAGCTAAAAATGAACAAGGCAGATATGCTTTACCAAATGGCGAATATTTTACAGCAGAAGACGACATTGAAGCCCTCATTAAGGATCAATGGATTAAAACCACTGTTCATCATAATCATGATGATTATTATTTGGTCGGCTTTGCAGATATCCCTATGGAAGGCTTAATTGCCAAATACCCTAATGTTGTTTAATACTTAAATAAACGAGAAATAAAAAAACACAGCCCTTTAAAGAGCTGTGTTTTACTAGTTTACGCATACATCTTTCCATTTTCTTCTTTGCGGAAAAAGCTCGTCATCGCGTTGAAGACATCTGCCTTCTGTCTCAACAAGTAATGCCTAAACTTTTCGTTAGAGATGTTCTTGTAGGCAGACATTAATGTGCTGTGGCGGTTGTATTGATTTACCTCTCCATAACCAAACATATTGGACACTTCCATCAGCTCCTCGACAAGCTTAACACAGCGTGCGTTGTCTGATGTGAGATTGTCGCCATCTGAGAAATGGAATGGGTAAATATTAAACCTGTTTGGATCGTACTTGGCATCAATCAGTTCGAGCGCCTTACGGTAAACAGACGAACAAATAGTACCCCCGCTTTCTCCTTTAGAGAAAAAGTCTTCTTCTGACACGACTTTTGCTTCTGTATGATGGGCGATGAATTCGATTTCGACTGTTTCATATTTCGTGCGGAGAAATCTTGTCATCCAGAAGAAAAAGCTTCTTGCCATATACTTTTCCCACAGTCCCATTGAACCGCTCGTATCCATCATTGCTAGAACAACTGCCTTCGATTCCGGCTTTGTCACTTCATTCCAAGTTTTAAACTTCAAATCCTCTGGATAAATAGGATAAAACCCTGGTTTATTGCTCATCGCATTACGTTTAAAGGCTGACATCATCGTACGCTTCTTATCAATATTACCCATGAGCCCAGTTTTTCTAATATCGTTAAATTCAATATTTTCGACTACGATTTGATCCTGTTCTTTTCGCTTAAGATTTGGCAGCTCTAATTGTTTAAAGAGTGCTTCCTCCAGCTCCATTAAGGACACTTCTGCTTCAAAGTAATCTTCGCCAGCCTGGTCGCCGGCACCTTGCCCTTTGCCAGGTCCCTTTTGGCCGCCAGATCCATCTCGAGCCACAACATCGCCAACTTGGCTATCTCCATTTCCTTGCCCAACATGTTTATTTTTATCATAATTATAGCGAATTTTATATTCATCTAAAGAACGTATAGGGATTTTCACTACTTCTCTTCCATTAGACATAACAATGTTTTCTTCTGTAATCAAATCGGGCAGATTATTCTTGATTGCCTCCTGTACTTTTTCCTGGTGTCGTTGCTGGTCATCATGGCCTTTACGATGGAGGGACCAATCTTCTTGGGAAATTACAAACTGGTGGTTATTTTCAGGCTTTGTCATTTTTACCCCTCCTAAAAAAAATTTATTAGCACCATTTTCTGGTTCCATGCATAAACTAATTCGGGCACCGCATCCAAAAAATTAGTGATTACTCTATGATATGCATGGTACTCAAATAATTTACTAATAATTTAGATAATTGAATAATATGGTCAAATGACAATTAATTTTCTATATGGATAAAAGAAGGAACAGACAAATCCATGCCCGTTCCTCCCTTTAGTCATCAGCGATTTAATAGACTTCCAACATAACGCAGCAAATCATTTGCAGATGTTGAATTGTAGCCATGCTCATCAATTAGGCGTGCAATGACCTCATTCACTTTTTTAAGCTGCTGCTCATCAGGTGTTTTAGTGGACGTCGTAATCTTAACGACATCTTTCAAATCAGCGAATAGCTTCTTCTGGATTGCTTCTCTCAAGCGGTCATGAGAGTTATAATCAAATCTTTTTCCTTTTCGTGCATATGCAGAAATGCGGATAAGAATCTCCTCACGGAATGATTTTTTCGCATTTTCAGAGATGCCAATTTGTTCTTCAATGGAGCGCATCAGCTTTTCATCAGGATTGATTTCCTCACCTGTAAGTGGATCGCGAAGCTTATTCTTATTGCAATATGCCTCCACATTATCCAAATAGTTATCCATAAGTGTTTTAGCTGATTCCTCATAAGAGTAAACGAACGCTTTTTGCACTTCTTTTTTCGCAATTTCATCATATTCCTTGCGGGCAAGAGAAATGCAATTCAGGTACTTTTCACGCAATTCATTCGTAATGGATGAATGCTGATCCAAGCCATCCTTTAAGGAGCGAAGCACGTCTAATGCATTAATTGTCGTGATGTCCTTACGAATAATAGTTGATGAAATACGGTTGATTACATAACGTGGATCAATCCCGCTCATGCCCTCATCACCATATTCATTCTGCAATTCTTTAATGTCAGCCGAACTGAAGCCTTCAACACTTTCACCATCATAAAGACGCATCTTCTTGACTAGGTCAATATCGCCTTTTTTCGGCTCCTTCAACCTCGTTAATATTGTGAATATTGCGGCAATTTTTAATGTATGTGGAGCAATGTGCACATCTGCAACATCACTTTCTCTTATCATTTTTTCGTAAATTCGTTCTTCCTCAGATGCCTTTAAGTTATAAGGCACAGGCATTACTATAATACGAGAATGCAATGCTTCATTCTTTTTGTTGGCAATAAAGGAGCGATACTCTGTTTCATTCGTATGTGCCACAATCAATTCATCGGCAGAAATAAGAGCGAAACGGCCAGCTTTGAAATTTCCTTCTTGTGTTAAAGAAAGCAAATGCCATAGGAATTTTTCATCACATTTGAGCATTTCCTGGAACTCCATCATCCCTCTGTTCGCCTTGTTTAATTCTCCATCAAAGCGATAGGCGCGCGGATCTGATTCTGATCCGTATTCAGCGATTGTCGAGAAGTCAATGCTTCCAGTTAAATCGGCAATATCTTGAGATTTCGGGTCAGATGGGCTGAATGTACCAATTCCTGTACGTTTATCTTCTGAGAAGAAGACCCTTTCAACCATGACATCTTCAATTTTTCCATTATATTCTTCCTGGAGTCTCATTAAATTTAATGGTGATAAATTACCTTCAATGCGAATGCCATATTCATCGTAAAAATCCTTGCGTAAATTATGCGGAATCATGTGAAGAGGATCTTCATGCATCGGGCAGCCTTTAATTGCATATACGGCGCCTCGTTCTGTGTATGTGTATTCTTCCAATCCCCTTTTCAGCATGGTTACAAGTGTCGACTTACCGCCACTGACTGGCCCCATAAGCAGCAAAATACGTTTTCGGACATCTAGACGTTTTGCCGCAGGATGGAAATACTCTTCTACTAAGCTTTCTAATGACCCCTCTAAACCAAATAGCTGATTCGAGAAAAATTTATATTCCTTTTTCCCATTTACTTCATCAATGCCAGCGTCTTTAATCATATTGTATACACGTGAATGCGCTGATTGAGCTACCCATGGCTTTTCCTTCAAAATTTCCAAATACTCAGCAAATGTTCCTTCCCACTTAAGCAAGTCTTCTTCCTGTCTATACATCTCGATTTTTTTTAATATACTCATATGGACCTCCCCTGTCACTTTATCAGAGACGATTAATATAATCTATGCAGGCAGGAGAATGAACATGCTTAAAAGATAAGGTTTGTTTAAAAACCAAGCTGAAGTGCTATTAAGCTAACCGAAGAGAAGCCCGTAAAAAAAGGAATTCTCACGATAAGAATTCCTTTTTTTCCTTTATTTTAAATCGAATTTTTTTCCTTCTACAAATTCCTTCATATATAAACGTGCTTTTTTATCTAACATGCCTATCATCTGGGCTGTCCATGTATCGCTTCTTTCGTTGTTTGTTCTTTCTTGGTAGTAGGCAGATATAATGTTGTTGTATTCTTCAAGCTCTTGTTTGTACGTTTCCAAATCTTGTTCATATTCATTTTCATGATACACATGATGGAAAGGTACTCTTGGCTTAGTATCTGTATGCTGATCTGGATAACCTGCGACAATAGCGAATAATGGCAGCACTCTGTCCGGTGTTTTTAACAGTTCAACCACTTCTGGCAATTGATTACGGATTCCGCCAATATAGCAAATACCAAGTCCCATTGATTCTGCAGCAAGAGCTGCATTTTGGGCTGCTAGGGCTGCATCAATTAAGCTGACCATAAATTTCTCTGTGCTTTCAAGTGATGTAGAAACATCCTTTCCTTCCATTGCCGCAGCAACGTCATGGCGATGCAGATCTGCACAAAATACGAATACATGTCCATTCTCAGCAACATAGTTTTGATTGCCAGCAAGCTCTGCCAGCTTCTTTTTCTTTTCTTTATCTGTAATGCCGATAATGCTATATGCTTGAATGAAGCTTGATGTTGAAGCACTTTGAGCTGCTTCGACAATCGTTTTAATTTGCTCGTGAGTTAATTCCTCATCCTTAAATTTTCTTACAGAACGATGGTTCAGCATCGTTTCAATTACATTGTTCATTCAGTACATCTCCATCTTTTTGTATTTTCGTCTATCCTCATTATAATAAAAAAGGCTCACAGCTAATAATAATCTGCTTCTTAGCCTCCCCATAAAAAACAGGGATAAACCATTCGGCTTACCCCTTAAAAGTTATTCGTACTTTTTATTTAAATCACGATAGTCCTGCTGTCTCAGCGCTTCATAAACAAGAATTGCCGCTGTGTTTGATAAATTCAAGGAACGGATATGGTCAGTCATTGGAATGCGCAATGCTCTGTCTTTATTGTTTTCAATGATATCCTTCGGCAAGCCTGTCGTTTCTCTGCCGAAAATGAAATAATAATCCTTGTCCTTGTCACTGTAATCAAAGGAAGAATGCGGCTTCGTGCCAAACTTCGTCAAATAGAAGAATTCTCCTTCTTTATTTTCCTCAAAGAAAATGTCAATGGAATCATAATAACGGATATCGACATGCTCCCAGTAATCTAATCCAGCGCGTTTCAGCATCTTGTCATCTGTTGAAAAGCCTAATGGACGAATAAGATGGAGCACTGTATCTGTTCCAGCACAAGTTCTTGCGATATTGCCGGTATTGGATGGGATTTGTGGTTGATATAATACGATATGTAAAGCCAATCTTGTCACCTCTATCAATTACTTCATTGTTTATTATACACCTTGCCGGCAAAAAAATAATGGTTTTGCTTTTTTCTTCTTTACTGACCGTCAATTATAGAGAAAAATCGGTATTTAATATTTGGTGTATATGCTGTTGAATCTTCATATGCCCAATATCTCATTCTGCTGTTATACGTATGGGCATTTACTAATGGTTCCCCATTCCCATCCTTGGCAGTCACGATTGTTGTGTGATTGTACTTGCCATCCCCCTCAAAATCATAGCAAATAACATCACCAAGCTTCAATTGTGATACATCGCTTACCACTTTTGCTCGCAAGCCCTGCTTTGAAGCTTCTAGATAACGAGGAAAGGCATTGGCGACAGACCAGCTGTAGCTCCAGCTGTTATTCTGCATCCACCATCCGTTCCCCCTGTTTGGATAGCCCCTCATTGGCGCTCCTCCAGCACGGACGCATTGGGAAATATAGTTCGTGCAGTCCACCTCAAATTGGTGATATGCAGGATTATAGCTATTCCACCATTTTTCAGCATATTGAACTGCCTTCCGTCTATCATACGTATATCGCACCTCATCGCTCTGTGCATCAAATAAAATTAAGTCTCTCATCAAATCATCTTGAGGTGAGATAAGAATTTCCTTAT is part of the Niallia taxi genome and harbors:
- a CDS encoding HIT family protein, coding for MTCIGCDLAHKKLPVHVVFENDFVCCILDHDPYNEGHVLILTKKHFEDMDELDAETASYCFQAARVISKAVKTLYKPDGITICQNGGVFSELSHFHMHIVPRYKQQAFAAFYLDDPFNNANLRNKLLKTQTDLKAAIQEINELV
- a CDS encoding GNAT family N-acetyltransferase is translated as MTITIKKCMMEDVNMLQEISYETFNETFKDQNSPENMTSYLEKAFSIEQLKTELKNTSSQFFFVFVYNEIAGYLKINTDNAQSEAMGAESLEVERIYVKNQYQKLGLGQKLFNKAIDVSQELNKKKIWLGVWEKNQNAIAFYKRNGFVQTGAHSFYMGEEKQIDFIMTKTIL
- a CDS encoding YczE/YyaS/YitT family protein, giving the protein MKYIIYILGIAILTFGISFTIQSDIGTSPFDALLVGLSMRIGLTVGSWEIILAAILITCNALLTKQKPEIAGLLTAFITGIFIDIWLFIMDICLTTELWYSKGIYFTIGLVLISLGTAIYLHTNIAPIPVDRLTLIIQELTNTNIFIARTFIYLLFLILAVLLNGPIGIGTLLTVCLGGMVLHFFMPYTEKILIYYIKSEDQQHSEKIKC
- a CDS encoding DUF5348 domain-containing protein, translating into MYAELAKNEQGRYALPNGEYFTAEDDIEALIKDQWIKTTVHHNHDDYYLVGFADIPMEGLIAKYPNVV
- the yhbH gene encoding sporulation protein YhbH, yielding MTKPENNHQFVISQEDWSLHRKGHDDQQRHQEKVQEAIKNNLPDLITEENIVMSNGREVVKIPIRSLDEYKIRYNYDKNKHVGQGNGDSQVGDVVARDGSGGQKGPGKGQGAGDQAGEDYFEAEVSLMELEEALFKQLELPNLKRKEQDQIVVENIEFNDIRKTGLMGNIDKKRTMMSAFKRNAMSNKPGFYPIYPEDLKFKTWNEVTKPESKAVVLAMMDTSGSMGLWEKYMARSFFFWMTRFLRTKYETVEIEFIAHHTEAKVVSEEDFFSKGESGGTICSSVYRKALELIDAKYDPNRFNIYPFHFSDGDNLTSDNARCVKLVEELMEVSNMFGYGEVNQYNRHSTLMSAYKNISNEKFRHYLLRQKADVFNAMTSFFRKEENGKMYA
- a CDS encoding PrkA family serine protein kinase, which translates into the protein MSILKKIEMYRQEEDLLKWEGTFAEYLEILKEKPWVAQSAHSRVYNMIKDAGIDEVNGKKEYKFFSNQLFGLEGSLESLVEEYFHPAAKRLDVRKRILLLMGPVSGGKSTLVTMLKRGLEEYTYTERGAVYAIKGCPMHEDPLHMIPHNLRKDFYDEYGIRIEGNLSPLNLMRLQEEYNGKIEDVMVERVFFSEDKRTGIGTFSPSDPKSQDIADLTGSIDFSTIAEYGSESDPRAYRFDGELNKANRGMMEFQEMLKCDEKFLWHLLSLTQEGNFKAGRFALISADELIVAHTNETEYRSFIANKKNEALHSRIIVMPVPYNLKASEEERIYEKMIRESDVADVHIAPHTLKIAAIFTILTRLKEPKKGDIDLVKKMRLYDGESVEGFSSADIKELQNEYGDEGMSGIDPRYVINRISSTIIRKDITTINALDVLRSLKDGLDQHSSITNELREKYLNCISLARKEYDEIAKKEVQKAFVYSYEESAKTLMDNYLDNVEAYCNKNKLRDPLTGEEINPDEKLMRSIEEQIGISENAKKSFREEILIRISAYARKGKRFDYNSHDRLREAIQKKLFADLKDVVKITTSTKTPDEQQLKKVNEVIARLIDEHGYNSTSANDLLRYVGSLLNR
- the nfsA gene encoding oxygen-insensitive NADPH nitroreductase; this encodes MNNVIETMLNHRSVRKFKDEELTHEQIKTIVEAAQSASTSSFIQAYSIIGITDKEKKKKLAELAGNQNYVAENGHVFVFCADLHRHDVAAAMEGKDVSTSLESTEKFMVSLIDAALAAQNAALAAESMGLGICYIGGIRNQLPEVVELLKTPDRVLPLFAIVAGYPDQHTDTKPRVPFHHVYHENEYEQDLETYKQELEEYNNIISAYYQERTNNERSDTWTAQMIGMLDKKARLYMKEFVEGKKFDLK
- the trmL gene encoding tRNA (uridine(34)/cytosine(34)/5-carboxymethylaminomethyluridine(34)-2'-O)-methyltransferase TrmL, whose amino-acid sequence is MALHIVLYQPQIPSNTGNIARTCAGTDTVLHLIRPLGFSTDDKMLKRAGLDYWEHVDIRYYDSIDIFFEENKEGEFFYLTKFGTKPHSSFDYSDKDKDYYFIFGRETTGLPKDIIENNKDRALRIPMTDHIRSLNLSNTAAILVYEALRQQDYRDLNKKYE
- a CDS encoding amidase domain-containing protein, which codes for MRNQLLELLEKRMQQCVADGRGPVLDDKFERKTRLFERRNSAIVNVKARGNIQVINSQEDTEEVDYKVHLQYFIKQKDHFYVEEEIENRRGIFYKGILIEDKEILISPQDDLMRDLILFDAQSDEVRYTYDRRKAVQYAEKWWNSYNPAYHQFEVDCTNYISQCVRAGGAPMRGYPNRGNGWWMQNNSWSYSWSVANAFPRYLEASKQGLRAKVVSDVSQLKLGDVICYDFEGDGKYNHTTIVTAKDGNGEPLVNAHTYNSRMRYWAYEDSTAYTPNIKYRFFSIIDGQ